One region of Mugil cephalus isolate CIBA_MC_2020 chromosome 17, CIBA_Mcephalus_1.1, whole genome shotgun sequence genomic DNA includes:
- the LOC125023180 gene encoding LOW QUALITY PROTEIN: interferon-inducible GTPase 5-like (The sequence of the model RefSeq protein was modified relative to this genomic sequence to represent the inferred CDS: inserted 1 base in 1 codon), whose amino-acid sequence MENPSELDSFTGEIKEALQNNNQSLAATKIQELLDKEKNXSLDIAITGESGSGKSTFVNAFRGIDNKDEGAAPTGCVETTTEVTPYPHPNYPNVTFWDLPGIGTTRFPADKYLKHVGFEKFDFFIIISDTRFRENDVKLAQEIQRMGKRFYFVRSKIDNDLRAEERSQRDFSEERTLTKIRENCIQGLTQQGIEAPQVFLVSSFELHLWDSSVLHETLERELPEHKRNALLMAKPNINLDNKNKKKGFGHLL is encoded by the exons ATGGAAAATCCGTCTGAATTGGACTCCTTTACAGGAGAAATTAAAGAAGCACTTCAGAACAATAACCAATCACTGGCTGCTACAAAGATCCAAGAGTTAttggacaaagagaaaa actccCTCGATATTGCCATCACAGGAGAGTCTGGCTCTGGTAAATCCACATTTGTTAATGCCTTCAGAGGTATAGACAACAAAGATGAAGGAGCTGCTCCTACTGGTTGTGTAGAAACCACCACAGAGGTCACGCCATACCCTCATCCAAACTATCCTAATGTTACATTCTGGGATCTTCCTGGAATTGGGACCACCAGGTTTCCAGCTGACAAGTACCTGAAGCATGTTGGATTTGAGAAGTTTgacttcttcatcatcatctcagaCACACGTTTCAGAGAAAATGATGTGAAACTGGCTCAGGAGATTCAGAGGATGGGGAAAAGGTTCTACTTTGTTCGCTCAAAGATTGACAACGACCTACGTGCTGAGGAGAGAAGTCAGAGAGACTTCAGTGAAGAGAGGACTCTGACTAAGATCAGGGAAAACTGCATTCAAG GACTTACACAACAGGGCATTGAGGCTCCACAGGTCTTCCTGGTGTCCAGCTTTGAGCTTCATCTTTGGGACTCTTCAGTCTTACATGAGACCTTGGAGAGAGAACTACCTGAACACAAGAGGAATGCTCTGCTGATGGCCAAGCCAAATATCAACCTggacaacaagaacaagaaaaagggGTTCGGTCATTTGCTATAA